From Tripterygium wilfordii isolate XIE 37 chromosome 13, ASM1340144v1, whole genome shotgun sequence, the proteins below share one genomic window:
- the LOC120012964 gene encoding seipin-2-like isoform X1, protein MVMEELFDYEFVDAVDDFPSPDCVGADQLEESTSDSSLSLPEPEKDVSSLEIPSSTPSLRRRSISRRISGEEFGDSNFPDSSSVYSSVTQVLDSKARRYKSHRQLKENEKNLEKSKPTHTPPELEESVDILGDWYDVKEEKEVSTVTTKSDDRFGDSVDSVEQPRESSSSSFLVIVAGLVIKAIAFQINLLINFFTFPFWALYCLFMFMLDPFGALRRGRDYVTGKLKNLLTHIWGIVTRVTSEWLMEHKSMWTLFLRFLWGLLWSIYVGLALFSLLMFSVAISGFLVRNLVEEPVEIKENLNFDYTKNSPVALVPIWSCNAVGCGVNCKENVNVGQSKGTRLIPVNHKLQVIISLTMPESDYNRNLGVFQVRVDFLSANGETFASSSHPCMLKFKSEPIRLLLTFFNIVPLVAGRISESQTMNLKIRGYTEGDVPTACLKVILEQRAEFKPGAGIPEIYDASLVLESELPLLKRIVWMWRKTIFIWSCIMLFMMELLFTLVCCRPLIVPRPRRTGGSPGNGNVRQSSLQQQGS, encoded by the exons ATGGTTATGGAAGAACTATTTGACTATGAATTCGTTGATGCGGTCGACGACTTCCCCTCCCCCGATTGCGTTGGCGCCGATCAATTAGAGGAATCAACCTCGGACTCTTCTCTCTCCCTGCCTGAACCTGAGAAGGATGTGTCCTCGCTGGAGATTCCGTCTTCCACTCCATCCCTCCGCCGCCGATCAATTTCTCGCCGAATCTCCGGAGAAGAATTTGGGGATTCGAATTTCCCAGATTCCTCCTCCGTCTACTCTAGTGTTACTCAAGTCCTTGACTCGAAAGCGAGAAGGTATAAGTCGCATCGTCAACTGAAGGAAAATGAGAAGAATTTGGAGAAATCTAAACCGACGCATACTCCTCCCGAGCTGGAGGAGTCCGTGGACATACTCGGAGATTGGTATGATGTGAAGGAAGAGAAGGAGGTATCAACGGTGACGACGAAGTCTGATGACCGATTTGGTGACTCTGTAGATTCGGTGGAGCAACCCCGTGAGTCGTCCTCGTCAAGCTTTCTTGTTATTGTTGCTGGCTTGGTAATAAAGGCAATAGCTTTccaaattaatttattgatcAACTTCTTTACATTCCCTTTTTGGGCATTATATTGCCTCTTCATGTTTATGCTTGATCCTTTTGGAGCTTTGAGGCGGGGGAGAGATTATGTGACGGGAAAATTGAAGAATTTGTTGACCCACATTTGGGGGATTGTGACTAGAGTGACGAGTGAGTGGTTAATGGAGCACAAATCAATGTGGACGCTTTTTTTGAGATTCTTGTGGGGATTGTTATGGTCTATATATGTTGGTCTTGCCTTGTTCAGTTTATTGATGTTTTCAGTGGCAATTAGTGGGTTTCTGGTGAGAAATTTAGTGGAGGAGCCAGTAGAGATTAAggagaatttgaattttgattacacTAAGAATAGTCCAGTGGCTTTGGTACCAATATGGTCTTGCAATGCTGTTGGTTGTGGTGTGAATTGTAAAGAGAATGTTAATGTTGGGCAGAGCAAGGGTACGCGGCTTATCCCAGTCAATCATAAGTTGCAGGTTATTATTTCCTTAACTATGCCAGAGTCAGACTACAACAGAAATCTTGGAGTTTTCCAG GTTAGAGTGGACTTCCTTTCTGCTAATGGTGAAACCTTTGCTAGTTCAAGCCATCCTTGCATGTTAAAGTTCAAAAGTGAGCCCATACGCCTTTTGTTGACATTTTTTAACATTGTTCCACTAGTTGCTGGCCGCATATCAGAATCCCAAACTATGAATTTAAAGATAAGAGGTTATACCGAAGGAGATGTACCCACTGCCTGCTTAAAAGTGATACTTGAACAGCGAGCTGAGTTCAAGCCTGGGGCTGGTATTCCTGAAATTTATGATGCATCCTTGGTGCTAGAGTCTGAACTCCCTCTATTGAAAAGGATTGTATGGATGTGGAGGAAGACTATATTTATATGGAGTTGCATAATGTTGTTTATGATGGAGTTGCTCTTTACACTAGTTTGTTGTAGACCTCTAATTGTCCCGAGACCAAGGCGAACGGGTGGGTCTCCTGGCAATGGTAATGTTAGACAAAGTAGTCTTCAACAGCAAGGTAGTTGA
- the LOC120012964 gene encoding seipin-2-like isoform X2 — MVMEELFDYEFVDAVDDFPSPDCVGADQLEESTSDSSLSLPEPEKDVSSLEIPSSTPSLRRRSISRRISGEEFGDSNFPDSSSVYSSVTQVLDSKARRYKSHRQLKENEKNLEKSKPTHTPPELEESVDILGDWYDVKEEKEVSTVTTKSDDRFGDSVDSVEQPRESSSSSFLVIVAGLVIKAIAFQINLLINFFTFPFWALYCLFMFMLDPFGALRRGRDYVTGKLKNLLTHIWGIVTRVTSEWLMEHKSMWTLFLRFLWGLLWSIYVGLALFSLLMFSVAISGFLVRNLVEEPVEIKENLNFDYTKNSPVALVPIWSCNAVGCGVNCKENVNVGQSKGTRLIPVNHKLQVIISLTMPESDYNRNLGVFQLLAAYQNPKL; from the exons ATGGTTATGGAAGAACTATTTGACTATGAATTCGTTGATGCGGTCGACGACTTCCCCTCCCCCGATTGCGTTGGCGCCGATCAATTAGAGGAATCAACCTCGGACTCTTCTCTCTCCCTGCCTGAACCTGAGAAGGATGTGTCCTCGCTGGAGATTCCGTCTTCCACTCCATCCCTCCGCCGCCGATCAATTTCTCGCCGAATCTCCGGAGAAGAATTTGGGGATTCGAATTTCCCAGATTCCTCCTCCGTCTACTCTAGTGTTACTCAAGTCCTTGACTCGAAAGCGAGAAGGTATAAGTCGCATCGTCAACTGAAGGAAAATGAGAAGAATTTGGAGAAATCTAAACCGACGCATACTCCTCCCGAGCTGGAGGAGTCCGTGGACATACTCGGAGATTGGTATGATGTGAAGGAAGAGAAGGAGGTATCAACGGTGACGACGAAGTCTGATGACCGATTTGGTGACTCTGTAGATTCGGTGGAGCAACCCCGTGAGTCGTCCTCGTCAAGCTTTCTTGTTATTGTTGCTGGCTTGGTAATAAAGGCAATAGCTTTccaaattaatttattgatcAACTTCTTTACATTCCCTTTTTGGGCATTATATTGCCTCTTCATGTTTATGCTTGATCCTTTTGGAGCTTTGAGGCGGGGGAGAGATTATGTGACGGGAAAATTGAAGAATTTGTTGACCCACATTTGGGGGATTGTGACTAGAGTGACGAGTGAGTGGTTAATGGAGCACAAATCAATGTGGACGCTTTTTTTGAGATTCTTGTGGGGATTGTTATGGTCTATATATGTTGGTCTTGCCTTGTTCAGTTTATTGATGTTTTCAGTGGCAATTAGTGGGTTTCTGGTGAGAAATTTAGTGGAGGAGCCAGTAGAGATTAAggagaatttgaattttgattacacTAAGAATAGTCCAGTGGCTTTGGTACCAATATGGTCTTGCAATGCTGTTGGTTGTGGTGTGAATTGTAAAGAGAATGTTAATGTTGGGCAGAGCAAGGGTACGCGGCTTATCCCAGTCAATCATAAGTTGCAGGTTATTATTTCCTTAACTATGCCAGAGTCAGACTACAACAGAAATCTTGGAGTTTTCCAG TTGCTGGCCGCATATCAGAATCCCAAACTATGA